The Solanum dulcamara chromosome 2, daSolDulc1.2, whole genome shotgun sequence region tattatacatagatagataaaaaatataattaaatatcgatataatattaacatgataatttaaatataattaaaaatatcaagaaaaaataaatttaaaatcattccACAAATTAAATCACTACATATGAAAAATtcaccacaaaaataaataaatatccatattcaaatttttaagCAATATcataaatacatacataaaaataaattaaatattgatataatattaacttgataatttaaatataattaaataatcaagcaaaataaatttaatatcatttcaCAAATTAATTCActacataaattttttttatcacaaaataattaaattaatataaaagctatattgataaatatgtatatatatatggcagGTATAGTTTGACGTGGCAAAAGGAATAAAAATGACGAATACGTCAGATACAATTCATACGGAGAGCTTAATTATTACAGAGGAATATTAGCTAggattactaaaaatattttcacgTAGATAATATCAATGATCATAGTATTTTAGGACTCGAATGTAACTTTTCTATTGATTAATGTATTACCTTTATATTGATCCCAAGGAATACAATAGCTATATACAATTGTGTTTTTGTGCTTCCagtttttcatataattttctcTGAAGCTTAAGATACTGAAACAACTTCGGATTCATTGCAATCATTCATCATCGGAAATTAAATGCCTCACACGATGTTTCTAATAACATTGTTATTTTTATCTCATTTTCTGCTTGCAATATCAAATACAACTAACTGTTAATAATCAAATATAACTAATTAAACTGAGACACATGTTCTTAACctcatatataaatattgaaCTATATCATGTTTTTCATAAACAAATTCATCACTAAAATAGTATTTAATAATATAGTTATCTATTATTAGTTACTTGCTAACACTTAACTATTGAATTAACAGTTTCGTATCATGTGAACACACAAAACGAACAATGTCgagaaaatataatttaaaaagaacAAATGGACGACTGAATAATGAATGCCTAGCAAAATTTAAAAACATGAAATAGCTTTTTCTCTTCCTTAATCCAGGCCCATTCCTCCCTtccacatatataaataataataaataaaatcctctacttttttatttaattcttttttttttttttacaacaaAAGTTGACAAAAAACCCTCCAAATCTGCGGTCAGATATTTCTCCTTTTCCCCTCTTCTTTGTCACCCTTTTGtcacctttcttttttttggctttCTTTTCAGTCTTGTAATACATGGAACCATAACACTTTCTTAGAGCCTAAGTTTCTCCAACTATTTATCTTAATTCACTCTTCTAATTTCTTACTTACTTTTAAAATGGATCAACTTGGAGATGATGAACAAATTTCCATGACAATAGAAAACCAAGAAATGTTACTCTCTTTCGATTCCGAAGCCGAGTCTCCTACTCCAACATTAGACAATTCCTTCGGGTTAGAGACGAATTCAAAATTTAGTTTCATTAATTCAACTTCTAGATTATCATACGATACTCGATCATTACATGAAATTATAAGTTCCAAATTtaacaataatttttgaaattttagtaatttttcaCGTATAAAAAAATGTTTTCATTCGATTGTATATGCAGGTCGTTCAGAAGAAATGGGGTAATCAAAGTTGAAGAAGGTAACGAAGAGCATGATTTGATCAAGGCAGGTTTTGTTAGTGGATTGCGACAATTGGGAAAGGAAATTGAAGTTGTGGCTATACACAAAAATTTATGTTCAACTATAATAGGGCAAGCGAAATTGCAAAGTTTTCGCATTTACTGTGAAGCAATGCGGAAGAAATGCGGTGGAGATGCTAATATTAAATATGCTTGGTTTGGTTCTTCCAAAgatgaaatttataaaattatttcatatgGATTTTCTACAATTACTGAACCAAAATCTGGAGAATGTTTTGGTATTGGAGTTCATCTCCATCCTGCAAATATCCATGGGTAAGCAATGAAACATAAACGTATAGTATTCTCCTTAATTTGgtccattttttttaattgatttttttttttgggttgaaGGGTATTATCGGCAGTGGAAGATGAGGATGGATTAAGGCATATCTTACTTTGCCGAGTAATCTTAGGGAATACGGAAGTGATTGAGGCTTCATCTAAACAATTTCAGCCAACTTCTCCACACTTTGATTCTGGGGTTGACAATTATTTGGCTCCTAAAACATACATTATTTGGCCTTCCTATATGAATTCTCATATTTTACCAAATTTTCTACTCACTTTCAGGTCTCCTACTTTATTATCAGGTAAGAAACCCAACatttataattttgttttaaataaataatattttctctatttcatattaactgaatttgtgaggcaatgcacaaaaaaatattcaaagacataatttgaaccatattttCTACTATTGtcttttgtaaaatcataaatataacaaCTTTTCAAAcagtgtgatttatctcctagaaaatataaaacttcaataaatgaaagggcaaatatgaaaaaagtttcaaacattcatcttgaactttgaacaattcaattattttgaacaatgaaaaatctctcaaaaatttaattaatataaaatagaaaaagtatATAACTAAtttcaa contains the following coding sequences:
- the LOC129875592 gene encoding probable inactive poly [ADP-ribose] polymerase SRO2 — translated: MDQLGDDEQISMTIENQEMLLSFDSEAESPTPTLDNSFGSFRRNGVIKVEEGNEEHDLIKAGFVSGLRQLGKEIEVVAIHKNLCSTIIGQAKLQSFRIYCEAMRKKCGGDANIKYAWFGSSKDEIYKIISYGFSTITEPKSGECFGIGVHLHPANIHGVLSAVEDEDGLRHILLCRVILGNTEVIEASSKQFQPTSPHFDSGVDNYLAPKTYIIWPSYMNSHILPNFLLTFRSPTLLSGASSKIKKVPLKPSRIKFHDLLRVLSKFLHPSRVVLISKYYEDFQKNKITKLVFIRKLRQIAGDTSLRAVMKLYPNTIKLRIGGT